A single region of the Bacillus cereus genome encodes:
- a CDS encoding HK97 gp10 family phage protein produces the protein MNDFASEIARELQRYANVVEENLENEIEEIGDIAVDKLKQNSPKKTGTYRKRWRKKKEGKGVVLHNTKGQLTHLLENGHAKVSGGRVPAQVHIRPVEEFVIDELPRRIERAVQQ, from the coding sequence ATGAATGATTTTGCGAGTGAGATTGCTAGAGAATTACAAAGGTATGCGAATGTCGTGGAAGAAAACTTAGAAAATGAAATCGAAGAAATAGGGGATATTGCTGTAGATAAATTAAAGCAAAATAGTCCTAAAAAAACAGGTACTTATCGTAAAAGGTGGCGTAAGAAGAAAGAAGGTAAAGGTGTTGTTCTTCATAATACAAAAGGACAATTAACACACCTTTTAGAAAATGGACATGCAAAAGTTAGTGGTGGACGTGTTCCGGCACAAGTGCATATTCGTCCAGTTGAAGAGTTTGTAATTGATGAATTGCCAAGACGCATCGAAAGGGCGGTTCAACAATGA
- a CDS encoding major tail protein, with amino-acid sequence MNKVTFGLKNVHYALLDVTNGTAKFGVPIPMPGGVELTFEPKGELTEFYADDMVYYSADNNQGYDGTLGIANIPEQFAIDVLGEQLDETDGVLNEVANAKRKPFALLFEFDGDEKAVRHIMYNCSASRPTIASKTKTTSAEPNTNELKFVSSPIVLVPGGKRLVKTKTTSKTTQAIYDGWYNAAYMKKGA; translated from the coding sequence ATGAACAAAGTTACTTTCGGTTTAAAAAATGTTCATTATGCATTATTAGATGTAACAAATGGTACGGCTAAATTTGGAGTTCCAATTCCAATGCCAGGTGGAGTTGAATTAACCTTTGAACCTAAGGGTGAGTTAACGGAATTTTATGCGGACGATATGGTTTACTATTCAGCAGACAATAACCAAGGTTATGATGGCACGTTGGGAATTGCTAATATTCCAGAACAATTTGCAATTGACGTGTTAGGAGAGCAATTAGATGAAACAGACGGTGTGTTAAACGAAGTTGCAAATGCAAAGAGAAAACCATTTGCACTGTTATTTGAATTTGATGGGGATGAAAAAGCAGTTCGACACATTATGTATAACTGTTCAGCGAGTCGACCAACCATTGCATCTAAAACAAAAACAACTTCAGCTGAACCAAATACAAATGAACTAAAGTTTGTTTCAAGTCCAATTGTTTTAGTACCAGGTGGAAAACGACTGGTTAAAACAAAAACAACTTCTAAAACTACTCAAGCAATTTATGACGGCTGGTACAACGCGGCATATATGAAAAAAGGAGCTTAA
- a CDS encoding ArpU family phage packaging/lysis transcriptional regulator — MTQLTFLSKIDRAATQGKLESLLEEVRIYKQFGMVREEMKVTPSYEVRYHGPTNTVGNPLEDVALENIKRSEREQYLENMSFRIDQFLSRLGNGRAGRIQRDIIKKRYLEEEDVCDYMIYNEIGMAERTYRRWKSRAFYNLAFALRLEAYEIEKQNGGEDL; from the coding sequence ATGACTCAATTAACTTTCTTATCTAAAATTGATCGTGCAGCAACACAAGGGAAATTAGAAAGCCTTCTTGAAGAAGTACGTATTTACAAACAGTTCGGAATGGTTCGAGAAGAAATGAAAGTCACTCCTTCATATGAAGTGAGATATCATGGCCCTACAAATACAGTAGGAAACCCATTAGAAGATGTAGCTTTAGAAAATATAAAGCGTAGTGAACGTGAGCAATACCTTGAAAATATGTCATTCCGCATTGATCAATTTTTAAGTCGTTTGGGTAATGGACGTGCAGGAAGAATTCAGAGGGATATCATTAAAAAGCGTTATTTAGAAGAAGAAGACGTATGTGATTATATGATTTATAACGAGATTGGAATGGCTGAACGTACTTATCGTCGTTGGAAGTCCAGAGCATTTTATAATTTAGCTTTTGCTCTTAGATTAGAAGCGTATGAAATAGAAAAGCAAAATGGAGGGGAGGATCTATGA
- a CDS encoding head maturation protease, ClpP-related, which yields MEHVNMNKLLNLKRDIRFEAKGENEYKLTVYGSIGGWFSENNAEAVRRKIQDVKAEKIHVHINSGGGSAFDGVAICNQLKQHSAEIIVHIDGWAASAASVIAMAGDKIIMPSNTMMMIHQASTFEYGNADLFEKTARDLRKIDSALAASYKKRFVGTDEELRQLLKDETWLTAEEAVALGLADEIADEIEIDDTQEEEEVEVVENFKEDLVAKYTKQPNNQNPKEPIQEPVNKQNLSTLFLNLGGK from the coding sequence ATGGAGCATGTGAATATGAATAAGCTTTTGAACTTAAAACGAGATATTCGTTTTGAAGCTAAAGGTGAAAATGAATACAAATTAACTGTTTATGGGTCAATTGGTGGATGGTTTAGTGAAAATAATGCTGAAGCAGTAAGAAGAAAAATTCAAGATGTTAAAGCAGAAAAAATTCACGTTCATATTAATTCTGGTGGAGGTTCCGCTTTTGATGGTGTAGCAATTTGTAATCAATTAAAGCAGCATAGTGCAGAAATTATAGTTCATATTGATGGTTGGGCAGCTAGTGCCGCGTCTGTAATTGCAATGGCAGGTGATAAAATCATTATGCCTAGTAATACTATGATGATGATTCATCAAGCAAGTACCTTTGAATATGGAAATGCAGATTTATTTGAAAAAACAGCACGAGATTTACGAAAGATTGATTCAGCTTTAGCGGCATCTTATAAGAAACGTTTTGTTGGAACAGATGAAGAATTAAGGCAACTATTAAAAGATGAAACATGGCTAACAGCAGAGGAAGCAGTTGCTCTTGGTTTAGCTGATGAAATTGCTGATGAAATTGAAATTGATGATACGCAAGAAGAGGAAGAAGTGGAAGTTGTAGAAAATTTCAAAGAAGATTTAGTTGCTAAGTATACGAAACAACCAAATAATCAAAATCCAAAAGAGCCTATTCAAGAACCTGTTAATAAACAGAATTTGAGTACGCTCTTTTTAAATTTAGGAGGAAAATAA
- a CDS encoding phage portal protein — MIIIGWLGSVFKRNKELEFMLDLDIITDTANRLHMKRLAIDTCVSFLGRTISQSEFRVRNGKVFKKDELYYRLNVRPNKNMTASTFWERFVRKLIYDNECLVIQADDGDLLIADGFQHNEYAVFEDTFTDVRVKDYTFKRSFKQSEVIHLKYRNDKLSPLIDGLFADYGDLFGRILNSQKRKNQVRGTVDMDMIGAKTEEQIAKLQEFIDNMYKSIGSKDIAIVPQQKGINYNEIYNGVANGPSVEEINKVTNGFLNQVAMAIGIPIALIYGEMADVEKQTKNYMLFTVRPLLKKLSDEANVKFFEMSEYLLGRKIEVKAVSYQSIFDLATSIDKLISSSAFTGNEIRSEVDYEESDDPNLNIHHITKNYTKLNESEGGEK, encoded by the coding sequence GTGATAATCATTGGATGGTTAGGTTCAGTATTTAAAAGAAATAAAGAACTAGAATTCATGTTGGATCTGGACATAATTACTGATACAGCAAACAGGCTTCATATGAAACGTTTAGCAATTGATACATGTGTCTCATTTTTAGGAAGGACGATTAGTCAATCTGAATTTAGAGTAAGAAATGGTAAAGTATTTAAGAAGGATGAGCTTTATTATCGATTAAATGTAAGACCAAACAAGAATATGACCGCAAGTACCTTTTGGGAAAGGTTTGTTCGCAAACTTATTTATGATAATGAGTGTTTAGTCATACAAGCAGATGATGGTGATTTACTTATTGCAGATGGATTCCAACATAATGAGTATGCTGTGTTTGAAGATACCTTTACTGATGTAAGGGTAAAAGATTATACGTTTAAGAGAAGTTTTAAGCAAAGCGAAGTTATTCATTTGAAGTATCGGAATGATAAATTATCTCCACTTATTGATGGATTGTTTGCAGATTACGGTGATTTATTTGGTAGGATACTAAATTCACAGAAACGTAAAAATCAAGTTCGTGGCACGGTTGATATGGATATGATTGGTGCTAAAACTGAGGAACAAATAGCAAAGTTACAAGAGTTTATAGACAACATGTATAAGTCAATTGGTTCGAAAGATATAGCTATTGTTCCACAGCAAAAAGGTATTAATTATAACGAGATATACAATGGTGTTGCAAATGGTCCAAGTGTGGAAGAAATCAATAAAGTAACAAATGGTTTCTTGAATCAAGTAGCTATGGCAATTGGTATTCCTATAGCTCTGATATATGGAGAAATGGCTGATGTAGAAAAGCAAACGAAAAATTATATGCTTTTCACAGTACGGCCATTATTAAAAAAGCTATCTGATGAAGCGAACGTTAAATTCTTTGAAATGAGTGAATATCTTTTAGGACGAAAAATTGAGGTTAAGGCTGTTTCCTATCAAAGTATATTTGATCTTGCGACAAGTATTGATAAACTTATTTCTTCAAGTGCATTTACAGGAAATGAAATTCGTTCAGAAGTAGATTATGAGGAGTCGGATGATCCAAATCTAAATATCCATCATATTACGAAGAACTATACAAAATTAAATGAATCTGAAGGGGGTGAGAAATGA
- a CDS encoding HNH endonuclease has protein sequence MKQYKTKQQKRKFYDSGEWKSIREQVKKRDNYECQECKRNGRVQTDTNEYSESAKRKKIQLVVHHIKELEDYPELALEIDNLETICVDCHNKEHGRTFKKKINKWENDEKW, from the coding sequence GTGAAGCAATACAAAACCAAACAACAGAAGCGTAAGTTCTATGATAGTGGTGAGTGGAAGAGTATACGAGAACAAGTAAAGAAGCGTGACAACTATGAGTGTCAGGAGTGTAAGCGCAACGGTCGAGTACAAACAGACACCAATGAATACAGTGAGAGTGCCAAGCGTAAGAAGATACAGTTAGTTGTCCATCATATCAAAGAGCTTGAAGATTATCCTGAACTTGCATTAGAAATAGATAATCTCGAAACAATCTGTGTGGATTGCCATAATAAAGAACACGGTAGAACATTCAAAAAGAAAATCAATAAATGGGAAAATGATGAAAAGTGGTAA
- a CDS encoding spore germination protein — translation MPSVVGNMVVQNSNGSFNLGDFYNVSPKENTKAYNGSGSSNVAFVANTFSGVSATNTYDSDIADQNQVGTV, via the coding sequence ATGCCCTCTGTTGTTGGAAATATGGTTGTACAAAATAGTAACGGCTCTTTCAACTTAGGTGATTTTTATAACGTTTCTCCAAAGGAAAATACAAAAGCTTATAATGGTTCGGGTTCATCAAATGTTGCTTTTGTTGCCAATACCTTTAGCGGTGTTAGTGCAACAAACACATATGATTCTGATATTGCAGACCAAAACCAAGTTGGGACAGTCTAG
- a CDS encoding NUMOD3 domain-containing DNA-binding protein, which yields MDRRFYIYEWIRIDTNEPFYVGKGSGNRAYQIDKSRNRYFKNILNKTEVAVAIISNNLTEKEAYDAEVWFIYEYKHVLNYKLVNLDDGGLGAVEGKFNHMYGRKGSLHPNYGVVVSEETRRKQSLARSGKRNGMYGKRGDSSPIYGRKKTEQERLNISQALKGKKKSEEHKRNLKIAREKIDVGGANNPNYGNGQAIAGGKNPAAVKVKVTDNLGNVTIYETKEITSKQFKISLYLLTKLLGKKISVEDDFNRQKSKYRHLEGYKFDLLDEGVTTSRETYTISE from the coding sequence ATGGATAGAAGATTTTATATTTATGAATGGATAAGGATTGATACTAACGAGCCTTTTTATGTAGGAAAAGGTAGTGGTAATCGAGCGTATCAAATTGATAAAAGTAGAAATAGGTATTTTAAAAATATTTTAAACAAAACTGAGGTAGCTGTAGCTATCATATCTAATAATTTAACCGAAAAAGAGGCTTATGATGCTGAAGTTTGGTTTATTTATGAATATAAGCATGTTTTAAACTACAAACTTGTTAATTTAGATGATGGAGGACTTGGTGCGGTAGAAGGAAAGTTTAACCACATGTACGGTCGGAAAGGATCGTTACATCCGAATTATGGCGTGGTTGTGTCAGAAGAAACCCGCAGAAAGCAAAGTCTAGCTCGTTCTGGAAAAAGAAATGGAATGTACGGAAAACGTGGGGATTCAAGTCCGATATACGGACGTAAGAAAACTGAACAAGAGCGTTTAAATATAAGCCAAGCGTTAAAAGGAAAAAAGAAATCAGAAGAACACAAAAGAAACTTAAAAATAGCTAGAGAAAAAATAGACGTAGGTGGAGCTAATAACCCGAATTACGGAAACGGTCAAGCTATTGCAGGAGGTAAAAATCCCGCCGCTGTAAAAGTTAAAGTTACTGATAATCTAGGTAATGTTACAATCTATGAAACGAAAGAAATAACAAGTAAGCAGTTTAAAATAAGTTTATATTTATTAACAAAGTTATTAGGTAAGAAAATTTCTGTAGAAGATGATTTTAATAGGCAAAAAAGTAAATATCGTCATTTAGAAGGGTACAAATTTGATTTGTTAGATGAAGGTGTAACGACTAGTCGAGAGACGTA
- a CDS encoding site-specific integrase, which produces MNFVQPIRDPEQIQQIKEYLKENNERNYILFVMGINTGLRISDILKLRVGDLKGSHISMREKKTGKQKRIQLTPALKRELRWYIEERDDNEYLIKSREGKNKPIGRSMAYKILRSTAAEFGLDEIGTHTLRKTFGYHMYMQTKNIALLMEIFNHSSERVTLRYIGVNQDAMDKAMIKFKI; this is translated from the coding sequence ATGAACTTTGTTCAACCTATTCGTGATCCGGAGCAAATACAGCAGATTAAAGAATATCTGAAGGAAAACAATGAACGTAATTATATTTTGTTTGTAATGGGTATTAATACAGGTTTACGGATTAGTGATATTTTAAAGTTAAGAGTTGGTGATTTAAAAGGAAGTCATATTTCAATGAGAGAAAAGAAGACAGGCAAACAGAAACGTATTCAATTGACTCCAGCATTAAAAAGAGAACTACGTTGGTACATTGAAGAAAGAGATGACAATGAGTATTTAATTAAGAGTCGTGAAGGAAAGAATAAACCGATTGGACGCAGCATGGCATATAAGATACTTAGAAGTACAGCAGCAGAGTTTGGATTGGATGAGATAGGTACACATACATTACGTAAGACATTTGGATATCACATGTATATGCAGACGAAGAATATTGCCTTACTTATGGAGATATTTAATCATTCATCTGAAAGGGTTACGTTAAGATACATAGGTGTCAATCAAGATGCGATGGATAAAGCTATGATTAAATTTAAAATATAG
- a CDS encoding phage head closure protein, with amino-acid sequence MRPFQYKKPLNTGDCRNRIIIEQPVVIKDELNQPIETDWQEVKKAWSMIKTVKGSEYIEASASQATRIYRFVIPYTSGITEEMRIKMKNRIFDIIEPPMNDDEMYQTLTIIAKEHT; translated from the coding sequence ATGCGTCCTTTTCAATACAAAAAGCCACTGAATACAGGTGATTGTAGAAATCGAATTATCATTGAACAACCTGTAGTAATAAAAGATGAATTGAATCAGCCAATTGAAACAGATTGGCAAGAAGTTAAAAAAGCCTGGTCGATGATAAAAACGGTAAAAGGTTCCGAGTATATTGAAGCTTCAGCTTCACAGGCTACTCGGATTTATCGGTTTGTTATCCCTTATACATCGGGAATTACAGAAGAAATGCGGATCAAAATGAAGAATCGTATCTTTGATATTATCGAACCACCAATGAATGATGATGAAATGTATCAAACATTGACCATTATCGCAAAGGAGCATACTTAA
- a CDS encoding phage major capsid protein encodes MVIKFNNFEEKKLAFAKATQEGTPEEQTAALNSMIEALATDVRSDILNQVNESIVDRSIMQSRGSNVLTSEEMKFFNVVVQDGGFKDTETLPKTTQERIFDDLVQGHPLLAHIGLENLGAVTEFIYGDPEGAAVWGPLFGDIKGQLNATFRKESISQLKLTAFIPLANDMLKLGPVWVERYVRTMISEAMSVGLERGFVIGTGKDEPIGLLKDPSGSVVGGVYPDKKTAGTLTFEPGRKTINELKGVVKLLAKKLSPDGKTDADRPKNIAGKVVMVTNPFDTFDIQANATIQNAAGVYVTSLPFNPTPTESVFVPQGKVLFFVKGEYIAAMGGTEPIKKYEETLALEDATLYIAKQYATGKPKDKYTSQVYTLSLEETPPATK; translated from the coding sequence ATGGTTATTAAATTTAATAATTTTGAAGAGAAGAAACTAGCTTTTGCGAAAGCGACACAGGAAGGTACACCAGAAGAACAAACAGCAGCATTAAATTCTATGATTGAAGCACTTGCTACAGATGTTCGTTCGGATATCTTGAATCAAGTCAATGAATCTATTGTAGATCGTTCTATTATGCAGTCTCGAGGTTCTAACGTATTAACAAGTGAGGAAATGAAATTCTTCAATGTAGTAGTTCAAGATGGTGGATTTAAAGATACTGAAACATTACCTAAGACAACACAAGAACGAATTTTTGATGATTTAGTTCAAGGTCATCCGTTGTTAGCACATATCGGATTAGAAAACTTAGGTGCTGTGACAGAATTTATCTATGGAGATCCAGAAGGTGCGGCTGTATGGGGACCATTATTCGGTGATATTAAAGGACAACTAAATGCCACATTCCGAAAAGAGTCTATCTCTCAACTTAAATTAACGGCATTTATCCCATTGGCGAATGACATGCTTAAACTTGGTCCAGTGTGGGTGGAACGCTATGTTCGTACAATGATTTCAGAAGCTATGTCTGTTGGTTTAGAACGTGGATTCGTAATTGGTACAGGTAAAGATGAACCTATTGGATTGTTAAAAGATCCAAGTGGAAGTGTTGTCGGAGGAGTATATCCAGATAAAAAAACAGCAGGGACTTTAACATTTGAACCAGGTCGAAAAACAATCAATGAATTAAAAGGAGTTGTTAAATTACTGGCTAAAAAGCTAAGTCCTGATGGTAAAACTGATGCAGACAGACCAAAAAATATTGCTGGGAAAGTAGTTATGGTAACAAATCCGTTTGATACTTTTGATATCCAAGCAAATGCAACAATTCAAAATGCAGCTGGAGTGTATGTGACAAGCTTACCGTTCAATCCAACTCCTACAGAATCAGTGTTTGTACCTCAAGGTAAGGTGCTGTTTTTTGTTAAAGGAGAGTATATTGCAGCGATGGGTGGAACTGAACCAATTAAAAAGTATGAAGAAACATTAGCTTTAGAAGATGCAACACTTTATATTGCTAAACAATATGCTACGGGTAAGCCGAAGGACAAATATACTTCACAAGTTTACACATTAAGCCTTGAGGAAACACCACCAGCAACTAAATAA
- a CDS encoding DUF3231 family protein, translating into MGILSGNPQNEPMHYGEVFGIWSYLAAAQGAIAGYQVLINHTGDEDLKKFLENLVENDIQSEVEELKNILKLNGVALPPAPPERPVASIETIPPGARINDAEIAAKVSMDLAAGLVACSQAMGQSLREDVGMMFGQFHMKKAQAGAILLRLNKKKGWIIPPPLHVLQSDQA; encoded by the coding sequence ATGGGTATTTTAAGTGGAAATCCACAAAATGAACCAATGCACTACGGAGAAGTCTTTGGGATTTGGAGTTATCTTGCAGCGGCACAAGGCGCAATTGCTGGATATCAAGTTCTTATTAACCACACAGGAGACGAGGATTTAAAGAAATTTTTAGAAAACCTTGTAGAGAATGATATCCAATCAGAAGTTGAAGAATTAAAAAATATATTAAAATTGAATGGTGTTGCATTACCACCAGCACCTCCAGAAAGACCAGTTGCATCTATTGAAACGATTCCTCCTGGAGCTCGCATTAATGATGCAGAAATTGCTGCAAAAGTTTCTATGGATCTTGCTGCTGGGTTAGTAGCATGTAGCCAAGCTATGGGTCAATCTCTTCGAGAAGATGTAGGAATGATGTTTGGTCAATTTCATATGAAAAAAGCACAAGCTGGAGCTATATTACTTCGTCTGAATAAGAAAAAAGGTTGGATTATTCCGCCTCCATTACATGTTCTACAATCAGATCAAGCATAA
- a CDS encoding P27 family phage terminase small subunit: protein MARVKRETMRKRIEKDLTNQLKEKKIVGNHYTDLIQDYLSLWDLKCILVDDIEETGIKVSGMHGPKSNPSINDLHKTNDRMIKILDALGLEASAEEKKVPSKPVRSIKDLT, encoded by the coding sequence GTGGCTAGAGTGAAGCGTGAAACAATGAGAAAAAGGATTGAAAAGGATCTAACAAACCAATTGAAAGAAAAGAAGATTGTAGGAAATCATTATACTGACTTAATTCAAGACTATTTATCGTTGTGGGATTTAAAGTGTATTCTTGTTGATGATATTGAAGAAACAGGAATAAAAGTATCTGGCATGCATGGTCCGAAATCCAATCCTTCTATTAACGATTTACATAAAACAAATGATCGAATGATAAAGATTTTAGATGCACTTGGATTAGAAGCATCGGCAGAAGAAAAGAAAGTTCCTTCAAAACCTGTGCGCTCTATTAAAGATTTAACATGA
- a CDS encoding terminase TerL endonuclease subunit, producing the protein MIQNKYVTEYIEMYRAGKIKLNKERIMLIEYLETYILIRDDLYFDNEMHEDYIKFTEKWYFELQEFQKFLTAFVFLFYKEDDSVFYEQFLIMMARGGGKNGLISSLCHFFISPLHGINRYNVSIVANNEKQAKVSFREVYDAIKGKEILEDMFYRTKVEILSNDTQSIMQYHTSNAGSKDGLRDGCVIYDEIHRYENFDVVNVFSSGLGKVPNAREFFIGTDGFVRDGFLDKTKERAMNILKGKDLEDPLFPFICKIDNPEEIDNPDVWEKANPMFSEPRSSYAKQLFKKVLTQYKQLENNPSNREEFITKRMNYPETDLTKSVASWEEIMRTGFEEDGETLREVPDLKHKVAVGGLDFASIKDFAAVGLLFKHGEDYIWKGHSFVRKGFLDKVKLKAPIYEWAENGLLTIVDEPVINISHIVDWFVKMRELYGVNTIVADTFRLDLVKTALEAEGFILLYIRNPKAIHSLLAPRVETLFANNRIIFGDNPLMRWYTNNVYVHIKKDGNKEYLKKDEFKRKTDGFQAFIHALWQADNILVDEFDFMLDGIKF; encoded by the coding sequence ATGATTCAAAATAAATATGTCACTGAATATATTGAAATGTATCGCGCAGGGAAAATTAAGCTGAATAAAGAGCGCATAATGCTAATTGAGTACCTGGAGACATACATCTTAATACGCGATGATTTGTATTTTGATAATGAAATGCATGAGGACTATATAAAATTCACTGAGAAATGGTACTTTGAATTGCAAGAATTCCAAAAGTTCCTAACAGCATTTGTTTTTCTTTTCTATAAAGAAGATGATTCTGTTTTTTACGAGCAATTTTTAATTATGATGGCTCGTGGTGGTGGTAAAAACGGTTTAATTTCATCATTATGCCATTTCTTTATTAGTCCGTTGCATGGAATAAATCGATACAATGTTTCAATTGTGGCGAACAACGAGAAGCAGGCTAAAGTTTCTTTTCGTGAAGTCTATGATGCTATTAAAGGAAAAGAAATACTAGAGGATATGTTTTATCGAACCAAGGTAGAGATACTGAGTAACGATACTCAAAGCATTATGCAATATCATACATCTAATGCTGGTTCTAAGGATGGACTTCGTGACGGTTGTGTTATTTACGATGAAATACATCGATATGAAAACTTTGATGTAGTAAATGTGTTCTCTAGTGGACTTGGAAAAGTACCAAATGCTAGAGAATTTTTTATTGGTACAGATGGCTTTGTCCGCGACGGATTTCTGGATAAAACAAAAGAGCGAGCGATGAATATTCTAAAGGGAAAAGATTTAGAAGATCCATTATTTCCTTTTATTTGCAAAATAGATAATCCAGAAGAAATTGATAATCCTGATGTATGGGAAAAAGCGAATCCGATGTTTAGCGAGCCGAGAAGTTCTTATGCTAAACAATTATTTAAAAAGGTATTAACTCAATATAAACAATTAGAAAATAATCCTTCAAACCGTGAAGAATTCATCACAAAACGTATGAATTATCCTGAAACAGATTTAACAAAGTCTGTAGCTTCATGGGAAGAAATCATGCGTACTGGTTTTGAAGAAGATGGGGAAACGCTCAGAGAGGTTCCAGATTTAAAACATAAAGTAGCTGTAGGCGGACTCGACTTCGCCAGCATTAAAGACTTTGCTGCGGTTGGTCTATTATTTAAACATGGTGAAGATTATATATGGAAAGGTCATTCATTTGTACGTAAGGGATTTTTGGACAAGGTGAAATTAAAAGCACCTATATATGAATGGGCTGAAAATGGCTTACTAACTATTGTGGATGAACCAGTTATTAATATCTCTCACATTGTAGATTGGTTTGTAAAAATGCGTGAGTTATACGGTGTTAATACGATTGTAGCCGATACATTCCGTCTTGATCTTGTTAAAACGGCACTTGAAGCTGAAGGATTTATATTGTTGTATATCCGTAATCCAAAGGCAATACATTCTCTTTTAGCACCAAGAGTTGAAACGTTATTTGCAAACAATCGTATTATTTTTGGGGATAATCCATTAATGCGTTGGTACACCAATAACGTCTACGTCCACATCAAAAAAGACGGCAACAAAGAATACCTGAAAAAAGATGAATTTAAGCGAAAAACAGATGGATTCCAAGCTTTTATACATGCGTTATGGCAAGCGGATAATATTCTTGTGGATGAATTCGACTTTATGCTAGATGGTATTAAATTCTAA